One window of Podarcis raffonei isolate rPodRaf1 chromosome 15, rPodRaf1.pri, whole genome shotgun sequence genomic DNA carries:
- the ADORA2B gene encoding adenosine receptor A2b, translating into MTTSSSPLALDGLDMVYIVVELVIAVLAIAGNILVCWAVAINSTLKNATNYFLVSLAVADIAVGLLAIPFAITISIGLRINFHSCLFLASFVLVLTQSSIFSLLAVAVDRYLAIKIPLRYKSIVTGKRARVLIAVLWVLSFGIGLTPLMGWNHGENATTCAENFTTFGNGSPAEAGQRRPCQVRCLFEKVVTMSYMVYFNFFGCVLLPLLIMLGIYAKIFLVACKQLRQMELMGNSRTTLQKEVNAAKSLAIIVGLFALCWLPLHILNCLTLFHPELAKPTEIMNLAIVLSHANSVVNPIIYAYRIQDFRFTFRKILWRYVLCKADDFPKGAKGGGSGGGSNRDLAVASIITTPTCI; encoded by the exons ATGACCACGTCCTCGTCCCCGCTGGCCCTCGATGGCCTGGATATGGTCTACATCGTGGTGGAGCTGGTGATCGCTGTGTTGGCCATCGCGGGCAACATCCTGGTGTGCTGGGCAGTGGCCATCAACAGCACCCTGAAGAATGCCACCAACTACTTCCTGGTCTCCCTGGCGGTGGCCGACATCGCCGTGGGCCTCCTCGCCATCCCCTTCGCCATCACCATCAGCATCGGCCTGCGGATCAACTTCCATTCCTGCCTCTTCCTGGCCAGCTTTGTCCTGGTCCTCACCCAGAGCTCCATCTTCAGCCTCCTGGCCGTGGCTGTGGACCGGTACTTGGCGATCAAGATCCCACTTAG ATACAAGAGCATCGTGACGGGGAAACGGGCCCGGGTCCTCATTGCCGTCCTCTGGGTCCTCTCCTTTGGCATTGGGCTCACCCCGCTGATGGGCTGGAACCACGGGGAGAACGCCACCACCTGCGCCGAGAACTTCACGACCTTTGGCAACGGGAGCCCTGCTGAGGCGGGTCAGCGCAGGCCCTGCCAGGTGAGATGCCTCTTTGAGAAGGTGGTGACCATGAGCTACATGGTCTATTTCAACTTTTTCGGCTGCGTCCTGCTCCCGCTGCTCATCATGCTGGGCATCTATGCCAAGATCTTCCTGGTGGCCTGCAAGCAGCTGCGGCAGATGGAGCTGATGGGCAACTCCCGCACCACGCTGCAGAAGGAGGTCAACGCCGCCAAGTCCCTGGCCATCATCGTGGGCCTCTTTGCCCTGTGCTGGCTACCCCTCCACATCCTCAACTGCTTGACCCTCTTCCACCCGGAGCTGGCCAAGCCCACCGAGATCATGAACCTGGCCATTGTCCTCTCCCACGCCAACTCGGTCGTCAACCCCATCATCTACGCTTACCGCATCCAGGACTTCCGCTTCACCTTCCGGAAGATTCTCTGGCGGTACGTCCTCTGCAAGGCCGACGACTTCCCCAAGGGCGCTAAAGGAGGCGGAAGCGGAGGCGGCAGCAACCGCGACCTGGCGGTCGCCAGCATCATCACGACTCCGACCTGCATTTGA
- the ZSWIM7 gene encoding zinc finger SWIM domain-containing protein 7 isoform X4: MYTGGSLHKMKCMHENHIQNARSGMLQWLKFIFGASAVPALDLVDRQSVTRITSPSGRQVYQVVGSSGKHYTCYASCHFCSCPAFMFSVLRKGDSLVCKHLLAIYLSQALGSCQELTVPDKQLTRLLLQEEEEEER; the protein is encoded by the exons ATGTATACAGGAGGGAGCTTGCATAAAATGAAATGCATGCATGAAAATCATATACAAAATGCAAGATCTGGGATGTTGCAATG GTTGAAGTTCATCTTTGGTGCTTCTGCTGTCCCTGCTCTGGACTTGGTGGACCGCCAGTCAGTCACACGGATCACATCTCCCAGCGGAAGGCAGGTCTACCAG GTGGTTGGAAGCTCAGGCAAACACTACACTTGTTACGCCTCCTGCCACTTCTGCTCTTGCCCAGCCTTCATGTTTTCTGTCCTCCGGAAGGGCGACAGTCTTGTG TGTAAGCACCTTCTCGCCATCTACCTCAGCCAGGCGCTCGGGTCCTGCCAGGAGCTGACTGTCCCAGACAAGCAGCTGACCAGACTCttgttgcaggaggaggaggaggaagaaagatga
- the ZSWIM7 gene encoding zinc finger SWIM domain-containing protein 7 isoform X2 — translation MLNNVISLGGSARHFKYSFKAFVPCTSAKKDPGDLQAISSNNPYLLKFIFGASAVPALDLVDRQSVTRITSPSGRQVYQVVGSSGKHYTCYASCHFCSCPAFMFSVLRKGDSLVCKHLLAIYLSQALGSCQELTVPDKQLTRLLLQEEEEEER, via the exons ATGTTGAACAATGTTATTTCCCTGGGAGGTTCTGCTCGCCACTTTAagtattcatttaaagcatttgtaCCCTGTACATCAGCCAAAAAGGATCCTGGCGACTTACAAGCAATCAGTTCAAACAATCCCTACCT GTTGAAGTTCATCTTTGGTGCTTCTGCTGTCCCTGCTCTGGACTTGGTGGACCGCCAGTCAGTCACACGGATCACATCTCCCAGCGGAAGGCAGGTCTACCAG GTGGTTGGAAGCTCAGGCAAACACTACACTTGTTACGCCTCCTGCCACTTCTGCTCTTGCCCAGCCTTCATGTTTTCTGTCCTCCGGAAGGGCGACAGTCTTGTG TGTAAGCACCTTCTCGCCATCTACCTCAGCCAGGCGCTCGGGTCCTGCCAGGAGCTGACTGTCCCAGACAAGCAGCTGACCAGACTCttgttgcaggaggaggaggaggaagaaagatga